One Falsihalocynthiibacter arcticus DNA segment encodes these proteins:
- a CDS encoding cell division ATP-binding protein FtsE — protein MIELQNVSYGYGGGDLLSGLSLKLAPGSFHFLTGPSGAGKTTFLKLCYMQLRATSGQVQVFGKDVSTMSRDDIAHNRSRIGVVHQDCNFLDHLSLTENVALPLAVTGRQVNMEDMKDLLQWVGLDKRKTFRPPELSGGERQRAALARAVIQSPDVILADEPTGNVDWEMSQRLLSLLVELNRMGKTIMIATHDLNLIRTAKKQVNARVLRISDKTLHLAGADL, from the coding sequence GTGATTGAACTTCAAAATGTTTCCTATGGCTATGGCGGAGGAGACTTACTCTCTGGTTTGTCGCTCAAACTGGCACCGGGTTCATTCCACTTTCTGACGGGTCCTTCGGGGGCCGGAAAGACAACGTTTCTGAAACTTTGCTACATGCAATTGCGCGCCACCTCGGGGCAGGTTCAGGTGTTTGGCAAAGATGTCAGCACCATGAGTCGCGATGACATCGCCCATAATCGAAGCCGCATTGGGGTGGTTCATCAGGATTGTAATTTCCTCGACCACCTGTCGCTGACCGAAAACGTGGCATTACCGCTGGCGGTAACGGGGCGCCAAGTGAACATGGAAGACATGAAGGACCTCTTGCAATGGGTCGGGTTGGATAAACGCAAAACCTTCCGGCCACCGGAACTTTCTGGCGGCGAACGGCAACGCGCGGCACTCGCGCGGGCGGTCATCCAATCGCCTGATGTGATCCTTGCGGATGAACCAACGGGGAATGTCGATTGGGAAATGTCCCAACGCCTGCTGTCGCTCTTGGTGGAACTTAATCGGATGGGCAAAACGATTATGATTGCAACGCATGATCTCAATCTGATCCGGACGGCCAAAAAGCAAGTAAATGCAAGGGTTTTGCGCATCTCAGACAAAACGCTACACCTTGCAGGAGCCGACCTATGA
- a CDS encoding cell division protein FtsX — MRALLERVTRFLDGGEASHNVVPPAGFTATLTLFTAGAMGFLAVFALALSLATDRLANRWASELARTATVRISAPLGQVEAQTQAALRVLETTPGVASARAFDLEEQKALLAPWFGPDLPIETLPIPQLIEVLEDEEGYDAEGLSLRLRAEAPGAVLDDHTRWRRPLVKAAERLRMLGLISIALITAATGAMITLAANSALAANAQIIGVLRLVGARDIFIARAFVRRFTIRAFVGAAIGTLFATTAIAFLPRTDAAGGFLTGLGFQGFHWLYPMLVPVLSSLVAYSATRYSALRVLKGLT; from the coding sequence ATGAGGGCCCTTCTTGAGCGGGTGACGCGGTTTCTTGACGGTGGCGAAGCTTCACATAACGTCGTTCCACCTGCTGGATTTACGGCCACGCTGACGTTGTTTACGGCGGGGGCCATGGGGTTTCTGGCGGTGTTTGCGCTGGCGCTATCGCTGGCGACGGATAGGTTGGCAAATCGCTGGGCGTCTGAATTGGCCCGCACCGCCACCGTCCGTATTTCCGCCCCTTTAGGGCAGGTCGAGGCACAAACGCAAGCCGCGCTTCGGGTGTTGGAAACGACGCCAGGCGTTGCTTCTGCGCGGGCCTTTGACCTTGAGGAACAAAAGGCGCTCCTTGCCCCATGGTTTGGGCCTGATTTACCCATCGAAACCCTGCCGATCCCCCAATTGATCGAGGTTTTGGAAGACGAGGAAGGCTACGACGCTGAAGGGTTGAGCCTTCGCCTGCGCGCGGAAGCTCCGGGAGCCGTTCTTGACGATCATACGCGCTGGCGGCGACCCCTTGTGAAAGCTGCGGAGCGGCTTCGGATGCTCGGCCTGATTTCGATTGCACTTATTACGGCGGCAACGGGCGCGATGATTACCCTCGCGGCAAACTCGGCCCTTGCGGCAAACGCACAAATAATAGGCGTCCTTCGCTTGGTCGGGGCGCGTGACATCTTTATCGCACGCGCTTTCGTGCGCCGCTTCACAATTCGGGCCTTTGTTGGCGCGGCCATTGGCACCCTATTCGCAACAACCGCTATCGCCTTCCTGCCCCGCACCGACGCTGCGGGCGGATTTCTCACAGGGCTTGGCTTTCAAGGTTTCCACTGGCTCTATCCCATGCTTGTGCCCGTTTTATCATCACTCGTCGCTTATAGCGCGACCCGCTATTCCGCTCTGCGCGTTTTGAAAGGGCTCACATGA
- a CDS encoding lysophospholipid acyltransferase family protein: MTYAIQWVRSLLFSIQMYVMMFVLALYYTPRAVFNRDYAFHGVHTYCRYVRWSAAWMIGLKTEVRGEIPTDEVLIASKHQSFLDIIMIVSEVPRPKFIMKAILRFAPILGWYGMRIGCVPVDRGKRGAAIKKMIADVKSGAQLPGQLIIYPQGTRVAPGVERQYKAGVGILYTQTGQACVPAATNVGVFWPRHGIYRKQGTAVVEFFPPIAPGLPTKEFMEKLEDIIEPASERLALEACFAG, from the coding sequence ATGACTTACGCCATTCAATGGGTTCGATCCCTTCTGTTTAGCATTCAGATGTATGTGATGATGTTTGTGCTCGCGTTGTATTACACGCCGCGTGCGGTGTTTAATCGCGACTATGCGTTCCATGGCGTCCACACTTATTGCCGCTATGTGCGTTGGAGTGCGGCGTGGATGATCGGGTTGAAAACCGAGGTGCGGGGTGAAATCCCGACCGACGAGGTGTTGATTGCGTCCAAACACCAGAGCTTTCTTGATATCATTATGATTGTCTCTGAAGTGCCGCGTCCGAAGTTCATTATGAAAGCGATCCTACGATTTGCGCCGATTTTGGGGTGGTACGGAATGCGCATTGGCTGTGTTCCTGTGGATCGTGGCAAGCGCGGCGCGGCGATTAAAAAGATGATTGCGGATGTGAAGTCCGGCGCACAACTCCCCGGCCAATTGATTATTTATCCACAAGGGACGCGTGTCGCACCGGGCGTGGAGCGCCAGTACAAAGCGGGTGTAGGCATTCTATATACCCAGACAGGTCAAGCCTGCGTCCCTGCCGCCACCAATGTCGGGGTGTTTTGGCCGCGTCACGGGATTTATCGCAAACAAGGCACGGCGGTCGTTGAGTTTTTCCCACCAATCGCCCCTGGATTGCCGACCAAGGAATTCATGGAGAAACTCGAAGACATCATTGAGCCTGCGTCAGAACGTTTGGCTCTTGAAGCATGCTTCGCTGGCTAG
- a CDS encoding acetyl-CoA carboxylase carboxyltransferase subunit alpha, translating to MNNYLEFEKPLAEIEGKAEELRAMARANDEMDVEAEAKALDAKAQILLKDLYSHLTAWRKCQVARHPDRPHCLDYIEQLFTDFTLLAGDRNFADDLAVIGGLARLGGQAVVVIGQEKGSDTKSRVERNFGMARPEGYRKAIRLMDLADRFNLPVITLVDTTGAFPGKGAEERGQSEAIARCTEKCLKLGVPMITVVIGEGGSGGAVALAAGNTLVMLEHSVYSVISPEGCASILWKDAARMREAAEALRITAQDLLTLGVADEVIPEPIGGAHRAPHATIAAVGKSIEKHLKLHAKKKPDVLIKERRKKFLDLGAKGLSA from the coding sequence ATGAACAATTATCTCGAATTTGAAAAACCCTTGGCGGAAATCGAAGGCAAAGCCGAGGAGCTACGCGCGATGGCGCGGGCGAATGATGAGATGGACGTAGAGGCAGAGGCCAAGGCACTTGATGCCAAGGCACAGATTCTGTTGAAAGATTTGTATTCCCATCTAACGGCGTGGCGCAAATGCCAAGTAGCGCGGCACCCTGATCGCCCGCATTGCCTCGACTATATCGAGCAACTTTTCACCGATTTCACGCTCCTAGCGGGCGATCGGAACTTCGCAGACGATCTTGCGGTTATTGGTGGCCTTGCGCGTTTGGGCGGCCAAGCCGTTGTGGTTATCGGCCAAGAAAAAGGTTCCGACACTAAATCCCGCGTCGAGCGGAATTTTGGCATGGCGCGGCCCGAAGGCTATCGCAAAGCCATCCGTTTGATGGACCTCGCCGACCGTTTTAACCTTCCCGTCATCACACTCGTTGACACAACCGGCGCGTTTCCCGGCAAAGGCGCTGAAGAGCGCGGCCAATCCGAAGCCATCGCGCGGTGTACAGAAAAATGCCTCAAACTCGGCGTACCCATGATCACGGTTGTGATCGGGGAAGGCGGATCGGGCGGGGCCGTGGCTTTGGCGGCGGGCAATACGCTCGTGATGTTAGAGCACTCGGTTTATTCCGTGATTTCCCCCGAAGGCTGTGCGTCGATCCTCTGGAAAGATGCCGCGCGGATGCGCGAAGCGGCCGAGGCGCTGCGCATTACAGCACAGGATTTGTTAACACTTGGCGTGGCGGACGAAGTTATTCCAGAACCCATCGGCGGCGCGCATCGCGCTCCACATGCGACTATTGCTGCGGTGGGAAAATCTATCGAAAAGCATCTGAAATTGCATGCCAAAAAGAAACCGGACGTCCTCATCAAGGAACGCCGCAAAAAGTTCCTCGACTTGGGCGCGAAAGGCCTTTCGGCCTAG
- a CDS encoding L-malyl-CoA/beta-methylmalyl-CoA lyase yields MSFRIQPTAPARPNRCQLFGPGSRPALFEKMAASAADVINLDLEDSVAPADKDIARANIIAAISDVDWGSKLLSVRINSLDTPYWYRDVVDLLEQAGDRLDQIMIPKVGCAADVYAVDALVSAIEAAKGRSKRISFEVIIESAAGLSHVEEIAASSPRLQAMSLGAADFAASMGMQTTGIGGTQENYYMLRDGVQHWSDPWHWAQAAIVAACRTHGILPVDGPFGDFSDDEGYRAQARRSATLGMVGKWAIHPKQIGIANEVFTPSEAQVAEAREILAAMDAANTKGEGATVYKGRLVDIASIKQAQVIVRQSELIQGA; encoded by the coding sequence ATGAGTTTTCGCATACAGCCTACCGCCCCTGCCCGTCCCAACCGCTGTCAGCTTTTCGGCCCCGGCTCGCGGCCTGCGCTCTTTGAAAAAATGGCCGCCAGCGCGGCGGATGTGATCAATCTTGATCTTGAAGACAGCGTCGCCCCTGCGGATAAAGACATCGCGCGGGCCAATATCATCGCCGCGATCAGCGATGTCGATTGGGGTAGCAAACTTTTGTCCGTGCGGATCAACAGCCTTGATACGCCTTATTGGTATCGCGACGTTGTTGACCTGCTTGAACAAGCGGGTGATCGGCTGGATCAAATTATGATCCCCAAAGTTGGGTGCGCCGCCGATGTCTATGCTGTCGACGCCCTCGTGAGTGCCATTGAAGCCGCGAAAGGCCGCAGCAAACGGATCTCCTTTGAGGTCATCATCGAAAGCGCGGCGGGCCTTTCTCATGTCGAAGAAATCGCTGCCTCCAGCCCACGGTTGCAAGCGATGAGTCTTGGAGCAGCTGATTTTGCGGCCTCGATGGGGATGCAAACGACGGGGATTGGTGGCACGCAGGAGAATTATTACATGCTGCGCGATGGGGTCCAACATTGGTCTGATCCGTGGCATTGGGCGCAAGCGGCGATTGTTGCAGCGTGCCGTACGCATGGGATTTTGCCCGTTGATGGCCCGTTTGGAGATTTTTCGGATGATGAGGGCTATCGCGCACAGGCGCGGCGCTCGGCGACCCTCGGCATGGTTGGGAAATGGGCCATCCATCCCAAACAAATCGGCATCGCAAATGAGGTATTCACCCCGTCGGAGGCCCAAGTTGCCGAAGCGCGCGAAATCCTCGCCGCAATGGACGCCGCCAACACCAAGGGCGAAGGTGCCACGGTTTATAAGGGGCGTTTGGTCGATATTGCCAGCATCAAACAGGCGCAAGTTATTGTGCGTCAATCTGAGTTGATTCAGGGAGCGTAA
- the dgcN gene encoding N-acetyltransferase DgcN → MIPTPYLLFLGDAPDQLATKVAQGIKDWRPDHAIGQLRLPTCKADLGLTDMTLAEAKAAGAKTLVIGVANRGGVISPAWKEILIAAIEAGFDIASGLHNLLRHEADLVACSMAHGTSLHDVRVPGIDYPIANGVKRTGKRVLAVGTDCSVGKMYTGLAIDAEMQKRGMKSTFRATGQTGILITGQGIPLDAVIADFMAGAVEYVSPDNDPDHWDVIEGQGSLFHASYSGVTMALIHGGQPDAIILAHEPTRKHMRGLPSYTLPTLEALRDMCLPIAQVVNPACKIVGISVNTASMSEDEARAYLSELEARMGMPAVDPFRDNAERLVDALEAL, encoded by the coding sequence ATGATTCCCACACCATATCTTCTCTTCCTCGGCGATGCGCCGGACCAACTCGCCACAAAAGTTGCCCAAGGCATAAAAGATTGGCGTCCCGATCACGCCATCGGCCAACTGCGCCTACCAACCTGTAAAGCAGACTTGGGTCTGACGGATATGACATTGGCCGAGGCAAAAGCCGCTGGTGCCAAAACTTTGGTTATTGGTGTGGCCAATCGTGGCGGAGTTATTTCCCCCGCATGGAAAGAAATTCTAATTGCCGCTATTGAGGCGGGCTTTGATATTGCGAGTGGTTTGCACAACTTGTTGCGCCATGAGGCCGATTTGGTGGCCTGCTCTATGGCGCATGGAACAAGTCTGCACGACGTGCGCGTTCCAGGAATCGACTACCCGATTGCAAATGGGGTCAAACGGACGGGCAAACGTGTGCTCGCTGTGGGGACCGATTGCTCGGTTGGAAAAATGTACACAGGTCTTGCGATTGATGCAGAAATGCAAAAACGCGGGATGAAATCGACATTTCGCGCCACGGGCCAAACCGGTATCTTGATCACGGGACAAGGTATTCCGCTCGACGCCGTTATTGCCGATTTCATGGCGGGGGCGGTTGAATATGTTTCCCCTGACAATGATCCAGACCATTGGGATGTGATTGAGGGGCAGGGCAGTCTGTTCCACGCCTCTTACTCCGGTGTCACAATGGCGCTTATTCATGGCGGCCAGCCCGATGCGATTATCCTTGCACATGAGCCCACCCGTAAACATATGCGCGGCCTTCCAAGCTATACTTTACCAACGTTGGAAGCCTTGCGCGATATGTGCCTACCGATTGCGCAAGTGGTCAACCCCGCTTGCAAAATTGTGGGTATTTCGGTGAACACAGCCAGCATGTCTGAGGACGAAGCGCGGGCCTATCTGTCTGAACTTGAGGCACGTATGGGCATGCCCGCGGTCGACCCGTTCCGCGACAATGCAGAACGGCTGGTCGATGCGCTTGAAGCTCTATAG
- the dgcA gene encoding N-acetyl-D-Glu racemase DgcA, producing MKITVSPDTFALAEVFTISRGSRTHAHVLTVRIQDGEHQGWGECVPYARYGETLENVTALIEGLKTPVDRNSLQEMLPAGAARNAVDCALWDLDAKRSGKRAWELAGLDASKPEITAFTLSLASPEEMKLSAAKHAFRPLLKIKLGTPDDMVRLEAVRAGAPKSRIIVDANEGWSAEVYSELAPHLIRLGVELVEQPMPAGEDDMLAEIARPLPVCADESAHDCASLVHLKGKYDVVNIKLDKTGGLTEALKLKQQAIAEGYRVMVGCMVGSSLAMAPAVLVAQGAMITDLDGPLLLSQDRENALFYDDSGVHPSTAALWG from the coding sequence ATGAAAATCACCGTTTCCCCCGATACCTTTGCCTTGGCCGAAGTTTTTACCATTTCGCGCGGCAGTCGCACTCATGCGCATGTTTTGACCGTGCGCATTCAGGATGGCGAGCACCAAGGTTGGGGGGAATGCGTGCCCTATGCGCGGTATGGGGAGACGTTGGAAAACGTCACGGCCCTGATTGAAGGGTTGAAGACTCCCGTTGATCGCAACAGCTTGCAAGAGATGTTGCCCGCAGGCGCGGCGCGAAATGCAGTTGATTGCGCGCTCTGGGACTTGGACGCAAAACGCTCGGGGAAACGGGCATGGGAACTGGCTGGTCTGGACGCATCAAAACCCGAAATTACGGCTTTTACCCTGTCGCTCGCCAGCCCCGAAGAGATGAAATTGTCGGCGGCGAAACACGCTTTTCGCCCGCTTTTGAAAATTAAACTGGGGACGCCAGATGATATGGTGCGCCTTGAGGCCGTACGGGCTGGAGCGCCGAAGTCGCGGATTATCGTTGACGCAAATGAAGGGTGGAGCGCCGAAGTTTACAGCGAGCTTGCCCCCCATTTGATCCGTTTGGGCGTTGAGTTGGTTGAACAGCCAATGCCCGCTGGAGAGGACGATATGTTGGCCGAAATTGCACGCCCTTTACCCGTCTGTGCCGACGAAAGCGCACATGATTGTGCGAGCCTTGTGCATCTAAAGGGCAAGTACGATGTGGTGAATATCAAACTCGATAAAACCGGTGGTCTGACCGAGGCCCTAAAGCTTAAGCAACAAGCGATTGCAGAGGGTTACCGCGTTATGGTTGGCTGTATGGTCGGGAGTAGTTTGGCAATGGCCCCTGCAGTTCTTGTGGCTCAAGGCGCGATGATAACAGACCTTGACGGGCCGCTTTTGTTATCGCAAGACCGTGAGAACGCATTATTTTATGACGACTCAGGCGTGCATCCGTCAACGGCGGCACTCTGGGGATAA
- a CDS encoding D-amino-acid transaminase — protein sequence MSRTVYVNGEYLPEADAKISIFDRGFLMADGVYEVTSVLDGKLLDFAGHSKRLARSLGELDMALPIEMDDLLEVHRELVRLNDINEGMIYLQVTRGAPSDRDFAFPDPDETPSTIVLFTQNKPGLADTPVAKKGIKVISIEDIRWGRRDIKTIQLLYPSMGKMMAKKAGVDDAWMVEDGMVTEGTSNNAYIVKNGKIITRHLGTEILAGITRNAVLRFAEEAQMTVEERSFTIAEAQDADEAFVTSASTFVMPVVEIDGAQVGAGVPGPVAVRLREIYLEESRKAAI from the coding sequence ATGAGCCGCACTGTCTATGTAAATGGCGAATATTTGCCAGAAGCTGACGCCAAAATCTCAATTTTCGACCGTGGTTTTTTGATGGCCGATGGCGTTTACGAAGTGACAAGTGTTTTAGACGGTAAACTGCTTGATTTCGCGGGCCATTCCAAACGTCTCGCGCGCTCCCTTGGGGAACTCGATATGGCCCTGCCGATCGAGATGGATGACCTCCTTGAGGTGCACCGCGAATTGGTGCGTTTGAATGATATCAATGAGGGTATGATCTATTTGCAGGTCACACGCGGCGCGCCGAGCGACCGTGATTTTGCCTTCCCAGATCCCGACGAGACCCCTTCGACGATTGTGTTGTTTACCCAGAACAAGCCCGGTCTTGCCGACACTCCTGTAGCGAAAAAAGGCATCAAGGTTATCTCGATTGAGGATATCCGCTGGGGACGCCGTGACATCAAAACGATCCAGCTTCTCTATCCCTCAATGGGCAAGATGATGGCCAAAAAAGCTGGCGTTGATGATGCGTGGATGGTTGAGGATGGCATGGTTACCGAGGGCACCTCCAACAACGCCTATATCGTAAAAAACGGCAAGATCATCACGCGCCACCTTGGCACTGAAATCCTCGCAGGGATTACCCGCAACGCCGTTTTGCGGTTTGCCGAAGAGGCGCAAATGACCGTTGAAGAACGCAGCTTTACCATTGCTGAAGCCCAAGATGCCGACGAAGCTTTCGTGACTTCGGCGAGTACATTTGTTATGCCAGTTGTCGAGATTGACGGCGCTCAAGTCGGTGCAGGTGTGCCGGGTCCGGTTGCTGTGCGGCTGCGCGAAATCTATCTTGAAGAAAGTCGTAAAGCCGCGATTTAA